A section of the Hevea brasiliensis isolate MT/VB/25A 57/8 chromosome 17, ASM3005281v1, whole genome shotgun sequence genome encodes:
- the LOC110637494 gene encoding rust resistance kinase Lr10, with product MNLSFLLLFVLVLVGRGVGLNECQESRCGKHGPPIRFPFRLKNRQPEFCGFPGFDLSCTETQDTLLELPTSVKLYINTIDYASQVIFASDPNNCLPRQLLNFNLSNSPFKFGERFQYDYVFFNCTSIDRKIYLSMPCLSVTGYDVHAFVTDGFVSSLALTSCTKMYNVSSVPMEFISRDNTLHLKWSKPACGFCEAQDKYCRLKNSTRFETECFDKPKSSRGIGIKLMAAGIALGALLIVLVGFVLYHIYSSDKAEKENQARVKKFLQDYKALKPTRYSYADIKRITNQFKDNLGQGAYGTVFKGKLSNEIFVAVKMLNNSTGNGEEFINEVGLMGRIHHVNVVRLVGYCADGFRRALVYEHLPNESLEKFIFSDDGKELPLGWEKLQDIALGIAKGIEYLHQGCHQRILHFDIKPHNILLDESFNPKISDFGLAKLCSKDQSAISMTTARGTIGYIAPEVFSRNFGNVSYKSDVYSFGMVLLDMVRGRKNKDFTEASQVYFPEWVYNRLDKGEELRIQIKEENDEQIAKKLIIVGLWCIQWHPVGRPSMEAVVQMLEGEGNKLTMPPNPFASAGPARMDANALGRHLQQELAVIFETEGS from the exons ATGAATCTCTCTTTCCTTTTGCTGTTCGTGCTAGTCCTCGTTGGCCGTGGTGTAGGCCTTAATGAGTGTCAAGAATCAAGATGTGGGAAACATGGCCCCCCCATTCGATTCCCATTCCGGCTCAAGAACAGGCAACCAGAATTTTGTGGCTTTCCTGGGTTTGATCTATCTTGCACTGAGACGCAAGATACATTGCTCGAGCTGCCAACTTCAGTGAAACTCTACATCAATACCATTGATTATGCATCTCAAGTGATTTTTGCATCAGATCCAAACAATTGCCTTCCAAGACAGCTCTTAAACTTCAATTTGTCCAACTCTCCTTTCAAATTCGGCGAAAGGTTCCAGTATGATTACGTCTTCTTCAATTGTACGTCAATAGATAGAAAGATATACCTGTCTATGCCATGTCTGAGTGTTACTGGCTATGATGTCCATGCCTTTGTTACTGATGGATTCGTTAGTAGCCTTGCCCTTACATCTTGTACGAAGATGTATAACGTTTCATCAGTTCCCATGGAATTCATCAGCAGAGACAATACTCTTCATTTGAAGTGGTCCAAACCAGCATGTGGGTTTTGTGAAGCACAAGACAAGTACTGCAGATTGAAGAACAGTACCCGATTTGAAACTGAATGTTTTGACAAGCCAAAATCATCTAGAGGCATTGGAATAAAGTTAATGGCTGCAG GTATAGCTCTGGGTGCCTTGCTTATTGTTCTAGTGGGGTTTGTACTCTACCACATCTACAGCTCAGACAAAGCAGAGAAAGAAAATCAAGCAAGGGTCAAAAAGTTTCTGCAGGATTACAAAGCTCTCAAACCCACTAGATACTCATATGCTGATATAAAGAGGATTACAAATCAATTTAAGGACAACTTGGGGCAGGGAGCATATGGAACAGTGTTTAAAGGGAAGCTTTCTAATGAGATCTTTGTGGCTGTTAAGATGCTCAACAATTCAACAGGAAATGgggaagagttcattaatgaagtAGGACTAATGGGAAGAATTCATCATGTCAATGTGGTTCGCCTTGTTGGGTACTGTGCAGATGGATTTAGAAGAGCTCTAGTTTATGAGCACCTACCAAATGAATCACTAGAGAAATTCATATTTTCAGATGATGGAAAGGAGCTTCCTCTTGGGTGGGAGAAGCTTCAAGATATTGCTTTAGGCATAGCCAAAGGAATTGAGTATCTTCACCAGGGGTGCCATCAACGAATACTTCATTTTGACATCAAGCCTCACAACATCTTGTTGGATGAAAGTTTCAATCCCAAGATTTCTGATTTTGGTCTGGCCAAGTTATGCTCCAAGGATCAGAGTGCCATTTCCATGACTACAGCTCGGGGGACAATAGGCTACATTGCACCTGAAGTATTCTCTAGGAACTTTGGCAATGTGTCCTACAAGTCAGATGTCTATAGTTTTGGAATGGTCTTACTAGACATGgttagagggaggaaaaataaagaCTTTACAGAAGCCAGCCAAGTCTACTTTCCGGAGTGGGTATACAACCGTCTGGATAAAGGAGAAGAGTTAAGAATCCAGATCAAGGAAGAGAATGATGAACAAATTGCAAAAAAACTTATAATTGTAGGACTCTGGTGCATCCAGTGGCACCCTGTGGGTCGTCCCTCAATGGAAGCTGTAGTTCAAATGCTGGAGGGGGAAGGAAACAAGTTAACAATGCCTCCTAATCCTTTTGCTTCTGCTGGTCCTGCAAGAATGGATGCCAATGCATTAGGGAGGCATCTTCAGCAAGAGTTGGCTGTAATATTTGAAACAGAGGGGTCATAG